Genomic window (Bacillota bacterium):
CCTCACCCTGGCGGGTCTTATGATGCTCCCCAGCCACCAAGATCATCTCTCCGTCTTTATAGCGCTGGCTGCGCAAGGAACGGCCCGGATTCTCTGCCGTCACATACATGCCTGGTGGCAATTTGTCCTCAGTCCTAACTCCCAGAACATAGGAACGATTGGGATACATGCGGGCGAAATAGATGCCGAGACCGTCATGGAAGGGAAAATGACTGGCCACAACAACTTCATCCGCAGTAACTGTATAGCCGTTCTTTGTCGTAATGGTATGGGGGGTATCCTCTTGAATATCCACGGCCCGGGTGTTTTCGAAAATTGCACAGCCTGAGCCAGGAATCATTTCTGCCAAAGCCAGAACATATTTACGGGGATGGAATTGGGCTTGATTATCAAAGCGCAGTGCGGCTTTAACATCAAAAGACAAATCCAGTTGCTTGACAAACTCAGCTTTAATCCCCAACTTGGTGGCCGCCCGCGCTTCCTTTTCGAGCTTTGGCACATATTTGTCCTGCTGGGTGTAAACATAGGCAGGCTGCCACTGAAAATCGCAGTCAATCTCCTGCTGCTCGATAATTTCTGCCATTGTCTGCACCGCGGTCTCATTGGCCTCTGCGTACTGACGGGCCATTTCTTCGCCAAATTCCGTCCAAATCTGATCATAAATCAAACTGTGCTGAGAAGTGATTTTGGCCGTCGAATGGCCGGTGGTCCCTTGACAGATCCGGTCTGCCTCCAACACCGCCACCTTTACCCCGGCCTGCTTCAACATCCAGGCGGTAGAAATCCCAGCCAATCCGCCGCCAATTACCGCAACATCCACATAGATATTATCATCAAGTGTTGGGTAATCGGTTGTGGGAGTAGAGGCCAACCAATAGGACTCCGGTAATCTGGTAAGTTCAGTACTCATATCAATCTCCTGCCATATTTTTTCTTAACTTCCCCTTCCCAGCAAAACCCTATGCGCACCAAATCAGGACGGTTCTCATTTGGCACTTCCTATATAATAAGGTAATCCCGGTGGAGAGAGACAGGATCTTGTACGCCAGGGGGTTTCATAGTTCCATTTATTCTGTCAGGCAATTTTACCATCTCTTAAACAAATGGTAATATCAGCTTCTTCGGCCAGCCCTTTGTCGTGAGTGACCAGGATAACCGTTTTACCGGCTTGTTTCAATTTGTGAAGCAGTCGGATAATTTGCTCGGCAGTGGCCGAATCCAGATTGCCTGTAGGCTCGTCAGCCAAAAGCACTTCCGGGTCATTGGCAAGTGCCCGCGAGATGGCCACCCGCTGGCACTCGCCTCCTGAGAGTTTGGCGGGACGGTGATTGGCCCGTTCTTTAGGAAACTCTGCTTGTTCCATGCAGGCTAGTGCCCGGTTTTTGATATCGGGATGCCGGGCTAGCTCCAGTGCCAACTCCACATTCTCCCGAGCAGTCAGCGTCGGTATTAGGTTGTAAGCCTGGAAGATAAACCCGATTTTTTTGCGCCTTATATTCAGCAGCTGCTGCTCGCCTAGTTTTCAATGGCTCTCCCATACCCATACCACCGAAACTTCCTGCAGGCCGCACCTCAAATTGAGTGCCCATTTCTGCAGCCATACTATCCAACTGGATTTCTAGGGCATTATTGAGACTCATACTCATGATAGCAAGAGCAAAAGCGACAGCGACCAAAAGGCTGATTAAAATGGCGCGGACGGGTCGTCGAACCAGATTACGCATAGCCCTGCGTATGTTAAGCATAGGATACCTCCCTTGTTATGTTCTTTTATGAGTTTATCCGTCGATTCTTAACTATTAGCAAACAAGCTATGAACTAGTTGTGAACAAAAACCCGGATGGCAACTTAGTTCAGGACGGTTCTCGAGGGCAACGCTTATTAATCTTCGACTGTGAAAAGCTAACAAAAAGTTGCGCATATCGCCCTGTCTTTCAGCTACAATACTTCCTCTCAATTTGAGTTTACTCGCTAGACCACACCAATTGAGGGGGAAATAAAAAACCGGGCTACACTTGCTCCCGGTTTAGATTCAAAAGCTTAGTTCAATTTTAAAGTCCACCGCTCGGGGTAGAAAAGGTTGACTGGAAAAATGAAGTCAGCCCAATTATAGAACTCTATTGCCAGTTGGTCAAAATCATAGTCTTCCATACTTGTAGAAGTTGAAAGACGATAACTCGCCTGAATCGCCACCGGCTCATTGGGATAAATACTTATCCTGCTATAATCCGGCTTATCAACGGCAATAATTTCGTCTACCTTGGCCCGCTCTCCATACGGTCCAATCACATCAGGGGCAAAATCCTGAATCCGTTTACTCTCAACCCGGTAGGTCCCAACATTGGTTACCTGCATGTCCACAACAATCCAACGGTTAGTGCCAAGGACTTCCAAGTAAGGTTCGTTCCTGGTTAACTTCTTCAACGTTCAGCACTTTGTACTCCCATTTCACATTGCGCAACTCATCAGGAACACTAAAAGCTTGATTCGTGCGAATAGTTTTGCCGGTGACGTTTGAATAAATTGTCGCGCCAAGGCCGACGACGAGCACTGCAATTGCAACAAGTACTATCATTTTTTTGTCTTTCATCAGGTCGTCTCTTCTCAAAGTTAGTATGTAGTACAATTTTAAAATAGCATGTACCCCTGTAATAGGCAATAAGAATTATCCCCATTTTGAGATGGAAAAACTTAACACATTGGATACAGTGTTAAAGGGGCTCAGACCATCGCAAAAAACTCACCGCAATAATAGCGATGAGTTCTTTTTTATCGTTGTTCGTTGGCTCGCTTCCGCTTGTTGCGGTCGAGGATTTTTTTCCTCAGGCGAATGGACTCTGGTGTAACCTCCACCAGTTCGTCTTCCTCGATAAACACCATCGCTTGCTCCAATGTCATTAGTTTGGGTGGAGTCAAGCGCATGGCGTCCTCGGCGCCGGCGGCCCGGAAATTGGTTAGATGTTTTTGCTTGCAAACATTTATCTCGATGTCCTCTTCTCTGGCACTCTCGCCCACAATCATTCCGGCGTAGACATGCTCAGTCGGGCGGATGAACAGAATACCCCTGGCCTCAAAGCTGTGGATTCCGTAAGTTGTTGCCGTACCGGTCTCAAAAGCAATCAACACGCCACGTCGTCGGCCGGGAATCTCCCCCTTCCAGGCACCATAATGATCAAAGAGATGATGCATAATCCCCTCGCCCCGGGTATCGGTCAGCATCTCTGAGCGGAACCCGATAAGGCCCCGGGCGGGAATTAAGAACTCTAGTTTGACATTGCTTTCCCCCACCGGCTGCATGTTCAACAGTTCCGCCCGCCGGGCTCCCAGATTCTCAATAACTCGTCCCGAAGATGCTTCTGGCAAATTGATAAACAACCTTTCATAGGGTTCGCAGAGTTCGCCGTTGATTTCTTTTAGCACCGGCTTTGGCTTTGATATCTGCAGTTCATAGCCTTCCCGACGCAGGTTCTCAATGAGAATTCCAAGATGCAGCTCACCACGACCGGAGACGGTAAACGCTTCAGCGGAATCTGTTTCTTCAACCTTGAGGCTGACATTGGTCTCCGCTTCCTTCCACAGACGAGTGCGCAATTGGCGCGAAGTCACGAACTTCCCTTCCCGACCGGCAAAGGGGCTGTCATTAACCATAAATGTCATAGTCAGGGTCGGCTCGTCGATATCGACTACGGGAATAGGCGCCGGATGTTCAGAATCACTGACAGTCTCGCCGATATTCACGTCCCCGAGGCCTGCCACAGCTACAATATCACCGGCGATAGCAACATCGGCATCCAATCGGCTTAGACCATCATATGTCCAGAGCTTGCCAATTTTGTGGAGCTCAATTTTTTCATCACGTTTACACAAAGCCACCTGCTGACCAGCTTTAAGGGTCCCGTGCTGAATACGACCAATGCCCACTTTACCCACATAATCATCATAATCCAAAGTATTGATCTGCAACTGGAGAATGCCATCGGGATCGGCAGTGGGCGCAGGAATCTCCTGAACTATCATGTCAAACAGCGGTTGGAGATCGCTCCCGGGACGCTCCACATCCAGTGTCGCCAGGCCATCCCGGGCCACCGTATACAGAACCGGAAAATCCAGCTGCCAGTCGGCGGCCTCCAGTTCCACGAACAAATCAAATACTTCATTCAGGACCTCATCGGGTCGGGCATCCGGCCGATCAATCTTGTTGATGGCGACAATTATACGCAGCTGCTTTTCCAAGGCCTTGCGCAATACAAACTTAGTCTGGGCCATCGGGCCTTCAAAAGCATCCACCAAAAGTAATGCGCCATCAACCATGTTTAACACCCGCTCCACTTCGCCGCCAAAATCAGCGTGGCCGGGAGTGTCCACGATATTAATCTTTGTATCCCCATAATGGACAGCTGTGTTCTTAGATAATATCGTGATGCCCCGTTCCCGTTCCAAATCGTTGGAATCCATTACCCGCTCTGCCACCCGTTCATTGGTTCGAAAAATTCCTGCCTGGCGCAAAAGTCCATCCACCAAAGTAGTCTTGCCATGGTCTACGTGGGCAATGATTGCTATGTTCCGTAAATTTTCCTGTGTCTTTACACTCACATACTTCACCTTCAAGTTTTTAGATTTTAGAAATAACATTCACTACTATACCCTATATTACTTAGGATGGGAAATCTTTTTGAGGTTCATCCATGAACGACACAAAACAACCGTTTGCAGGTCGGCAATAGCTTGCCGTTGAAATCTAAATGAATCTCACATCTAACACGCTGATTAAGCTTTGAAAAATGCAAAAAAAAGATAGTAAAACAGACTCCCAAAATCTGTTTGTTTACAATATAATCTAGGTACAGAAAGGAGGTGAATCGTATGCAAGACCTTCATTGTCACCTGGAAAACGGCCCGCTCAACATGCAATGGCTCCGCTATTACATTGACCAGGCAAAAGAAATTGGGCTCACTGAGTTAGGAATAAGCGAACATTCCCATCACTTTATCGAAATGAAGCCTTTGTACTACAACCGCCTGGATTTATCTGAATCAACAATCCTTGGTCAACGTCAGCGGAAGATGCTCAAAGGTTACTTTAAGAGTTCGTTGAGCCTCTATTATGACCTTCTAGCCAGGGCTAGAGTCAGTAGCACACTACTGAAACTGGGTTTGGAGCTGGACTGGTCGCCATGCGAACCAGAACTAATTCATGAATTGGTAGAACCTTGGCCTGTAGACTACATAATTGGATCAGTTCACTGGCTCGACGGCTGGTGCTATGATATCTGGCCCGATACCTGGAAAGGCAGAAATGTTCAAGTAGTTTGGGAAAAGTACATTGATTTATGTATCGAAGCAGTCGCGTCCGGCACATTCGATATCCTCGGACACGTTGATGCAATCAAGATATTCGGCCATTATCCAGCAAGATATCCGGAAGAAAAATGGGTGCAGCTAGCCAAAACACTGGCTTCTACAGGGGTAACCGCTGAAATAAACCCAAAACTTCATTACCGGGGCCATACACAGCATTTCTGTCCCGATCCCCAGCTTCTTAAAATTTTCTACGCACATGGTGTTGAGATATGTTTTGGCTCCGATGCCCACTTCCCTGAAGATGTTGGATTAATGCTGGGGGATGCCGTAGATTATGCAAAAGCCGCAGGTTATACCCATTATAACAGCTTCACCAAACGAAAAAAGCAAGCCCTCCCCCTGCCCTGATACCAATTCACCAATTCAGGACGGTTCTCGTTTGGCACTCCTAGTAACTCTATAAATGATGTCTCTGCTGATCCCTAAAACACTTGCCAATTCAATTGATGTGCATTTAATATCATCTTTTAAAGTCTTAATAAGTTTGTTCCGCGCGTTTATGTCTAAACAGGAAAAGCTGTGGAGTGTAAGGCTGTTATTGGTAAGAATTTCCCCTACCGCCTGCTTAAGCTGGGACCCGGTGACCCTAACATTATCATCCCATTCTATAAACTGATCTGTGTTGTTTTGAAGTGTATACTCAATTAACTGCTGTACTGCCTTACCTTGATTATCAGAAAAGTAATCAAGTAGCGGCACCGGATCAATAAGCTTACTGCAATTGTGCGTAATATATGATGCGTAGCTGCTCCAAGAGTACTGACTTGGGCAAGCGGTGATTCCCGCTTTTACTGGATTAGTATGGATATACCTTGCGCAACGAACAAACTGTGCTTCAGACTTGATTGCTTCACTTCTAAACCTATCCTGAAACACATGGCCAACCCTTTCATAGCGCAAATTATAGTATTTTGAATAGCTAACGCCGATACGTTTCATGGTTAACGATAGCGGTTCGTTCTCTTCTTTTAGCAGCAGATGCACGTGGTTATTCATTAGACAGTAAGCATACAATCGGTATTGCTGTTCTCGATTAAAACGTTCCAAAGTTTCTAGATACCTAACCATGTCTCTATCATCATGAAAGATTTTCATCCGGCCAATTCCACGTACCATCACATGATAAATACCGGTAGGGCTAAGTGCTCTGGCTCGCCGTGTCACAACGCTCCCCCCTAATTTCTAATTGCAACAAGAGGCCATACCAATCGAGAACCGTCCTCAACCTGCAGAACATTTGTTCTATTATGTATTATACAATAAAACTGCTCCCGGTCAAGGGAGCAGTTTTATTATGGCTATATGAACCCTTCTCGGTTTCAGGAAGGATTGCTATTCTTAACGCACTGGAGAAAAGATCACCGGGCTGACAGTTCAGCGCCCGGCAAATTCCCTCTAGGGTTGAAAAGCGTATAGCTCACCGTCCTCTATTGGCGCTGAGTTAGACATGCAAGTCTCGTTTATTGAAGATGACTATACCGGCGGTATAGAGAGTTAATGCGATTACTACAAAAGCAGCCATGCCAAGCCAGGCGAAGCTTTCGCCAGCTACTAGTTTGTTGGGGTCAAATAAAGCATACATGGAGAGATTGCCAACCCAACTAAAATCTTCACCTACACCACCCAACATCTGGAGCACGAGAAAGGCGATTGGCAATCCCATGCCCAAACCAAGGCTGGTTTTGCTCTCGTCTGCAATGCTGGAGGCAAAAAAACCAATACCGCCGATGGCGAAGTACATCAACAGTGCATAAAAATTAACCAGAATAAATTTGCCTACTTCAAGCTCACCTGGGAACATGCTTTGGGAAATTAAAATACCAAGAATTGTCGCGACAAAAAAGAAGGCTGTCGCGGAGGCCACACTAAACAGTGCCTGGGTGCGAGCAATCCGTATCCGTGAATTGGGCGTTGCCAGCAGGTAGGCCATACTGCCCTTATCCACATGACTGGCCATCAAGCGATGATTCACAACAATAGAGATCACCATTGGAAACAACAAGACCAAAAAACCGTACATATAGCCGTTAAGGAATGTTAACAAAGTTGTGCCCATAGTATCCATTCCTAGCGCTTTTACCATAGCCTCCGGCATCATGCTAAGCATGTCTTCCATTGCCTCAGCGCCCGCGGGATCAAACATAGAGACCATTATTGCAAAGTAAAACACGAAAATAACTGTCATGATAATCCAAATAACTCGGTTGGTTTTGATATTTGCTTTAAACAGAGTCCAGGACATCTAGCTCGCCTCCTTGCCGTAGTAGCGAATAAAAATTTGCTCAAGGGTTTGGGCAGCTGCGTCCAAACTTGTGACCTTGCAGGCAGCCAGGGTCGAAAGCATCTCGCTGTAGTCATCGCTGACAAAAATCTCTACCCGGTTGTCGTCTACCAATCTGAACTCTAGGCCACTAGCTTCAATCCTCTTAATATCAGTTTTATCTGCTACGGTAACCAGGTAGCTTTTACGCAGCGTGGACTTAAGTGTAGGGATGTCTTCAACTGCGACAATCCTGCCTTCCCAGATAATTGCTGCTCGGGAACAGGTGCGGTCCACCTCGTCAAACATATGCGAGGACATGAGAATTGTCTTGCCCCGCCGCTTCTCCTCGATAATCAGTTCGATAAATCGCTTTTGCATTAGGGGATCGAGGCCACTGGTCGGTTCGTCTAAAACTATAACACGAGGGTCGTGCATAAACGCTGCAATCAAGCCAACCTTCTGTTTCATTCCTTTGGACATTTTGCGAATCTTGCGGTCGGTCTCCAATTCAAACCGCTCAATCAACTTATTGCGCAACTTAACGTCCTTTGTGCCTCGCATGTCGGCCATGAATTTCAGAAACTGTATCCCGGTCATGTTCTCGAAAAAAGCAATTTCGCCAGGAACATAACCTAAGATCTTTTGAATTTTTGCCGCATCACGACGACAATCCATATCATTAATACTACAGCTACCCTTACTGGCGTTAGTAAACCCCAGCAAAGCGCGAATGGTCGTGGTTTTTCCGGCGCCGTTGGGACCCAAAAAGCCGAAGACCTCGCCTTCTGCCACATTAAAACTAACATCAAAAACGCCCTTACCATTGGAGTAGACCTTGCTCAGGTCACGCAGTTCAATCATCCAGATTCCCTCCCTTTTATAACTTTCCAGACACAAACATACTCGTTAGTTCAGCGTTTAGCTCACCTCTTTGAAATTTATGAAATATTAATGTTAATATAGTTTATAATATACCCGAATCGGATTTGAGTCAATAGTTTTTGAAATAATTTTGTTGATATAGTTCATAAATATGGTATGATAAAAACGAGGTGAACACTAATGGATGGATTTGAACGCCGCAAAGAGCAGAAGAAAAGAAACATTCGTAAGGCTGCTTTCGACCTGTTTTCCCAGTATGGAGTGCAAAGAGTCTCCATTTCTGAGATTGCAAAAAAGGCGAATGTCTCGCAGGTGACAATTTACAATTATTTTGGCAACAAAAGTGAGTTGGTTAAATACGTTGTCAAAGAATATATGAATGATATAGCCAAAGACTTTGAGCCTTTTCTCAACAGTGACCTTCCGTTCCCAGAAAAACTGGAAAAGATAATCTTCAACAAGAAAACGGCCGGTCAACTGATGGGGGACAAAGGATTTTTTGAAGTTGTTTCTGTTCAGGAACCGGATATACAAGAATATCTTGAGGAATATGCCAGAACCAAGGCGCTGCCCATGATGTTGGAGTTGGTTGAACAGGGCCGCAAGGAAGGTTATGTGAATCCGGATATATCTACTGACGCGATTCTGTATTACATCCAGATGTTTCGGGATGCAACCAGCAATCCTGACCTATTCCGGGATGAAAACCAAAAAATGCTTCTCGATCTCGCTTCCTTGTTTGCCTATGGCTTAATTGGAAAGCCCCTGGAGCGGAAATAAATACTAATTGAGAACCGTCCTGAAATGGTGGGACGACACTAATTGAGAACCGTCCTGAAATGGTGGGACGACAAAACAAAAACTGCCCCCCTGGTCACGGGAGCAGTTTTTTGTTATGAGAAATGCCAATCGAGAACCGTCCTGAATTAGCGTGAATCAACTGCGTGTTTCAGCTGGACTAGTGCTTTCTTCAGTACTGAGCGGGGGCAGGCGATGTTGAGCCGCACGTAACCGGCCCCTTCCTCGCCAAAAGTATAGCCTTGGTTTAGCCAGAGCCGCGCTTTTTCCAACAAGAAATTTTCCAGTTCTTCTGGTGCAAGCCCCAGCCCGGCACAGTCAATCCAGAGCAAGTAAAGGCCTTCGGGCTTAATCACTTTAAGCTGCGGCAAGTGTTCGGCGATGAACTCCATTGCGAAGTCTGCGTTTACTTCGACATAGGCAATTACATTATCCAACCACTGGCTGCCGTGGGTATATGCCGCCTCACAGGCAACCATGCCAAAAGTGTTGAGTAGACCCAGTCCGGCTACAGCGTAAGCTTGGCTGAACTGCTCGCGCAAATCAGGGTCAGGTATGATTATGTTCGAGGCCTGGAGACCAGCAACATTAAATGTTTTGCTGGGAGCGGTACAAACCAGCGTATTCTTGCCAAACTCCTTTTTAACCAATGGCAGGGGTAGATGCTTAGACCCTGGGAAAACAAAGTCTTGATGTATTTCATCGGAAACAACAATTACATTGTGTTTAAGGCAGATGTCTCCTAATGTTTCTAATTCTTTCCGACTCCACACCCGGCCCACCGGGTTATGGGGACTGCAGAACAAAAAGAGCTTGACCTTGTTAGCAACAATCTTCGCTTCAAAATCATCAAAATCGATATAATAGCGACCATCCTTAATTATCAACGGGTTATTGACCAATTTCCGGTTGTTGTTAACGACCGAATTGGTAAAGGGCGGATAAACAGGATTTTGAATTAGTACCCCATCGCCCTCTTTGGTATAGGCCTGGATCGCGAAATTAAGAGCCGGTACAACCCCAGGCGCTGAGACAATCCACTCCGGCTCAATCTGCCAATTATGTCGATCCAGCATCCAATTGACAACACTGGCATGGAACTCCGACGAGGGTACCGAGTAACCGAATATTCCATGCTTGGCTCTTTCAATTAGAGCCTCTGTAACAGCTTCGGGCGCTGGAAAATCCATATCGGCAACCCAAAGTGGAAGCGCATCTTCCGGAATTCCCTTTTCTGCATGCAGATCCCACTTTGCACAACATGTTCCACGACGATTAATTACAGTATCAAATTCTGTCAATCTTCTCCCTCCCATACCCAGTTTAGCACCAGTCCTTATTATGGACAAGCTGACTCTTTAGCACGGCAAAATTACGCTCGATATGCCAATCCAGGACTCAAGGGCAAAATTACGCTCGATGCCAATCCAGGACGGTTCTCAAGTGGCATTCTCAAACTCTCCGAAACAAATCAAGAACCGTACTGAATTGGTGCAAATTAAGAACCGTCCTGAATTGGTGAAGCGCCGGCCTGACGTTGAACAAGTTCATGCCAGTTCACGGCTTGGCCCGCCTTTAACCGGGCCCGTCCTCGCTCAAAGGCTGCCGCCAGCAAATCCTGGTAGCGCTGCCATACATCTGGATCCAGACTGGTCAAATCGCCGGCATGACCGAGCACAAAGGCCCGGCTGTCGGGTAAATCCAGGTCGCAGACAATAACACCGTCACTTTGCACATAAAAGTAGTCGTCATTGAACCCAATAATTTTGTCCCGTGCGGTCTCGAACCGCTCCAGCTCATCTGGTCCATACACCGACTGGGTGACAAACTTAGTGTAGCCCCGGCCGTTCAAGACTGAAAGCTTATAGGCAAACTGCGCCAGCTCGTCACTAGACAAAAGCAAATGCTCAATCGCCTCTGCCCGGCCGATGGGTTGTATCGGACTTAAGGTGCAAGTGGCAATGCCGTGCAGCGAGCAGAAATCCGCCACCCAGTCTAGCTGGGGCAAACTATCCTTGTGCACCACCTGAACTGGCTGCACCGTAATCCCGGCAGCAATCAGCTGTTCAATTCCGGCCACCGCCTGCTCAAACTTGTCCACACCCCGAAAAGCATAATAGTTCTCCCGGGGACCGTCTAGGCTGACCAGCACATAGGTGTCCGTCTCGGCCAGCAGCTGCACAGTTTCCCGGTAAAATTGAGGGCATTGGTGACAATGCTGGTGGCAAGACCCAAACCCCGGGCCTCGGCAAGCAGACGGGCGAAGCCGGGATGCAAGAGCGGCTCGCCACCGTGGAAGCAGACGTCTTTGCCCTGATTTTCGGCAAAACGACGCAAAACACCAGACCAAAAGGATGTGTCCAAATCCCGGGCGGTACCCGGCTCACTGTTCATATAGCAGTGACGGCACTGACAATCACAATTATTTGTAAGCACTATGCTTAAACTGTCTCGTATTCTTTTCAATTAAAACACTCCGGTAAAATGATATTATTTTACCGGTGCAGACGTATTCTGATTATCATGTTACTAAAGCGCATGGAAATCACCTCCAATAATACCTCGAGACATTACAGGGTAAGACTAGCGCATTAAACTTAGTCTATACTTTGGGGGAATTTCCCGCAGAAAGGCGACCCGTTTTTTCATGGGCGGCCTTAATGTGTTAGTCCTCGTTCCCGATTTCTTCCCCAGCGCCACGGCTGTCCGGATTATCTTACCGACTTTACCGGCTAACGGTGGCATAACTTCAAATGGGAGCACTATTTACGCTGCTCATTTTCGATGAAGTCTTCTTTGGTAAGACCGTAGAGGATGCCATCTTGATAGCGCCCATCGGTATAGTGAATCTGACGCCGGACGCCCTCCTGCTTACAACCGAGCTTTTGTAGCATCGTTGCCGAAGCAATGTTCCCTTCCAACACATAACCGTTATACTTGTTCAGGCGCCGCTCGAAAAAAGCATAACGCAATAATATCCTCATGGCAGCGGTGCCATAGCCCTGGCCTCGGTATTGGCCGCTGATTTGCATTCCAATGCTGAAAGTCCCGTTGCGCTCGTCAATTGAGTTGAGGTTTAGGGCACCGACAAACTTGCCGTCCGTCCTTCGTTCGATAGAGAACATCAGACGGCTTTCATATGAGCCAAAATTGGCAAACTGCTCG
Coding sequences:
- a CDS encoding radical SAM protein, giving the protein MKRIRDSLSIVLTNNCDCQCRHCYMNSEPGTARDLDTSFWSGVLRRFAENQGKDVCFHGGEPLLHPGFARLLAEARGLGLATSIVTNALNFTGKLCSCWPRRTPMCWSA
- a CDS encoding GNAT family N-acetyltransferase; the protein is MNQINYDTYFWQDDLVRLRAMRPEDWEESFADYFDSAARRLLQCEIELPPSEKKAQTDFEQFANFGSYESRLMFSIERRTDGKFVGALNLNSIDERNGTFSIGMQISGQYRGQGYGTAAMRILLRYAFFERRLNKYNGYVLEGNIASATMLQKLGCKQEGVRRQIHYTDGRYQDGILYGLTKEDFIENEQRK